The Trichosurus vulpecula isolate mTriVul1 chromosome 3, mTriVul1.pri, whole genome shotgun sequence genome includes a window with the following:
- the UCN gene encoding urocortin — MKRPGRTALLAALLLLLVQLCPGSGGRGTLEAASPRDEGLDRSLRWSPRNQAGGARALLLLLTERFPRLVSGTGALSSPLGYGSKPKRDEPSLSIDLTFHLLRTLLELARTQSQRERAEQNRLIFDSVGK, encoded by the coding sequence ATGAAGCGGCCAGGGCGCACCGCTCTGTTGGCGGCATTGCTGCTTCTCTTAGTCCAGCTGTGCCCGGGCAGCGGCGGCCGGGGGACTCTGGAGGCGGCGTCCCCCCGGGACGAGGGTCTGGACCGGAGTTTGCGGTGGAGTCCTAGGAACCAGGCCGGAGGAGCCcgtgctctcctcctcctcctgactgAGCGTTTCCCGCGTTTGGTCTCTGGGACAGGGGCCCTGTCCTCGCCCCTGGGCTATGGGTCCAAGCCCAAACGGGACGAACCTTCTCTCTCCATCGACCTGACCTTCCATCTGCTGCGGACCCTGCTGGAGCTGGCACGGACGCAGAGCCAGAGGGAGCGCGCCGAGCAGAACCGGCTCATCTTCGACTCGGTGGGCAAGTGA